A single region of the Verrucomicrobiia bacterium genome encodes:
- a CDS encoding DnaT-like ssDNA-binding protein — protein MALTLIKEDGTGRADANSYADVTDGDTYHAGHLYATAWTGASADTKAAALVMATRLIDAEFQFGGARSSSSQALQWPREDCRDPDAPADIVGDRLVAGGTVPRGVVEATCETARALILEDRTANPLGEGLKFSSLGDLQQSFDKRDRRPVLPYVAQAMLRKFGELVRSTSGAVRLVRA, from the coding sequence ATGGCACTGACGCTCATCAAGGAAGACGGCACGGGCAGGGCCGACGCGAACAGCTACGCGGACGTGACGGACGGCGACACGTATCACGCGGGGCACCTGTATGCGACGGCGTGGACGGGCGCGAGCGCGGACACCAAGGCGGCGGCGCTGGTGATGGCGACCCGGTTGATTGACGCGGAGTTTCAATTCGGCGGCGCACGGTCCAGCAGCAGCCAGGCGTTGCAGTGGCCACGGGAGGATTGCCGGGATCCGGACGCGCCGGCGGACATCGTGGGGGACCGGCTCGTGGCGGGAGGCACGGTGCCGCGCGGGGTGGTGGAGGCAACGTGTGAAACGGCCCGCGCGCTGATCCTTGAGGACCGCACCGCCAATCCGCTCGGCGAGGGGTTGAAGTTCAGCAGCCTCGGGGATTTGCAGCAGTCCTTTGACAAGCGCGACCGCCGGCCAGTGCTCCCGTATGTGGCGCAGGCGATGTTACGGAAGTTTGGGGAGCTGGTGCGGAGCACGAGCGGCGCGGTGCGGCTCGTGCGGGCGTGA